The following coding sequences are from one Rhipicephalus microplus isolate Deutch F79 chromosome 3, USDA_Rmic, whole genome shotgun sequence window:
- the LOC142804189 gene encoding Golgi-associated plant pathogenesis-related protein 1-like yields MNSFAIVILFLAPYVLSYQMKRKGHHGGGNEPTDFHGKFTNFMRKVQHQARMRHNYYRRLHGVPDLKESEELNRYAQAWAERLAKTGQFRHRSRSPYGENIYMSYNSDPNFKLKGRAPVDSWYSEIKYHNYNSNGFNPKTGHFTQVIWKGSRWLGTGVAKSQDGKIFVVSNYKPRGNMMGRFRENVPRPNSDEEMQQQKFG; encoded by the exons ATGAACTCGTTTGCAATAGTGATTTTGTTCCTGGCACCTTACGTGTTATcgtatcaaatgaaaagaaaG GGACATCATGGAGGAGGAAACGAGCCGACAGACTTCCATGGAAAATTCACAAATTTTATGCGCAAAGTACAGCACCAGGCTCGCATGCGACACAACTACTACAGGAGACTTCATGGCGTTCCAGATCTAAAAGAGAGCGAAGAG ctgAATCGTTATGCTCAAGCGTGGGCTGAACGGTTAGCCAAGACGGGACAGTTCAGACATAGGAGTCGATCCCCTTATGGTGAGAACATCTATATGAGCTACAACAGTGACCCGAATTTCAAGCTTAAAG gaCGTGCTCCCGTTGACTCATGGTACAGCGAGATCAAATACCATAATTATAACAGCAACGGGTTCAACCCGAAAACAGGGCACTTCACACAGGTCATCTGGAAAGGCAGCCGCTGGCTTGGAACAGGCGTCGCTAAGTCACAAGACGGCAAAATCTTTGTCGTGTCGAATTACAAGCCACGTGGAAATATGATGGGCCGCTTTAGAGAGAACGTTCCGAGGCCGAACTCTGATGAAGAAATGCAGCAACAAAAATTTGGTTAA